A region of Lycium barbarum isolate Lr01 chromosome 1, ASM1917538v2, whole genome shotgun sequence DNA encodes the following proteins:
- the LOC132626825 gene encoding glutaredoxin-C13-like encodes MDKVQKLASENGVMIFSKSTCCLCYAVSILFRELGVNPYVHELDHDSDGKEMDKALTKMGCNPSVPAVFIGGKLIGSTNEIMSLHLKGSLVQLLNPYMSV; translated from the coding sequence ATGGACAAAGTACAAAAATTGGCATCAGAAAATGGAGTAATGATCTTCAGCAAGAGCACTTGCTGCTTGTGCTATGCAGTGAGTATTCTGTTCCGAGAGCTAGGGGTCAACCCATATGTGCATGAACTGGATCATGACTCGGACGGAAAGGAAATGGACAAGGCTCTAACCAAAATGGGCTGCAATCCATCAGTGCCAGCAGTTTTCATAGGAGGGAAATTGATCGGTTCCACCAATGAAATCATGTCACTCCACCTTAAAGGCTCCCTCGTTCAACTCCTCAACCCGTATATGTCTGTTTGA